The sequence TTAAACACATCCAGTAAGTCACATGAGAGCTTTGTCGAGAAACTAATTATTACCAATAGTCAAGATTAAAGAACATAAGTCACatgagatattttaaaatttataaacttttttacatGTCAAACTCAGGCTTCAAATACTCATCTTGGTTCGACTAGTTTACGAACCTTCTACGCACTGTAGTTTTAGTACAGAGATTATTTGCGAGCAGAGTCATAAGTTTCTTACAAAAAGAAATACGAACCTGGCTTTCAAGAAAGTTAAGAGCATGATATTCGTGAATAACCCAGTTGGAATTGACACCTTTGGAAGCACGACCACATTGGAAAACAAGAGTCTTCTTAGTCCCAATGACAGTGTTGGTGTCCCTGCTTCTAACATCACGGTCTTTTCCAGTGGGTTTCCAGAACCCAGACTTGGTTCTCCTGTTAAACCTTTTACTATTTGAGGACATCAATTTAACAGGACTGAAGAAACACCATTCTCGGTCTTTGAATGGTATTACTGATTTTGCTAACATCactatttaaaaagataaaaattgaaGCAAAGATCAGAGCAAGAAAAAGGACAGTGTTGATTTGATGAAGAAGCATGAAGAGTTTGGCTTTGGATTATTACCTGGTACTTCCCAAGGTTCAACATCGCAAAGATCTATGTCAGTCATGACGCGAACACGGGGATCATCACCGAGCAATCTGTGTTTGAGGTAGAAGTCGACGAGTTCTTCATCTGTGGGGCGAAAACCCATTCCTACAATCCTCATTGGTTTTTCTGAACACTTGACTTCAGTAATTAACAAGAAAGGAACAGGGGAAGATTATGAAACAGAGTTGTGTGTAGAATGCTACTGAATGTTTTcagtgtttgtgtttgtgttacGGAACTGAATTTATATAATGCCACATTCACTATTCACTGACTCGACTCCTTAGTTAAGAAGTTGTCGTTGGaaaatacattataataatatttcaagatTCTAGTTTGAGGCAGACTTTCAAACATCATAAAAAGTTCGtaatataactatataaaattaattaacatatataatttaagttagATCACGCacataaatttttgaaatttttgtttttcaatttgtgAAGTAATAACAAATGCTGCAGTGGCTGTATTGTACTAAAACCGCGTGAGAAGGAGAATCTTTTTCCTCACTGCTCACAGCACTTTCTCCGAAATggacaaaaatttatttaacatatttaatcattcgATAGGGATATAATCCGTTATGAGTCTCTATCACAAGGAGCAGTGCCTTtcaaataaattagttaaaagtaCAAAAGTTAATTGGGTAATCTGATTTACATGAAGTTCAGTAAAATAGGGAAaggcaaaaaatctaattttcttaatccaatccatttttgtttcaatccatttatttataatctattttattaaaaattcaatttatttaaaatccatttaatggatctggatttcaatctaatcaacattttatata is a genomic window of Vigna unguiculata cultivar IT97K-499-35 unplaced genomic scaffold, ASM411807v1 contig_479, whole genome shotgun sequence containing:
- the LOC114172054 gene encoding NAC domain-containing protein 62-like, coding for MRIVGMGFRPTDEELVDFYLKHRLLGDDPRVRVMTDIDLCDVEPWEVPVMLAKSVIPFKDREWCFFSPVKLMSSNSKRFNRRTKSGFWKPTGKDRDVRSRDTNTVIGTKKTLVFQCGRASKGVNSNWVIHEYHALNFLESQNAFVLCRLIKKPEKKTEGGTAALICDEGESSRSVVSDYENQAIAEGVPSVS